In Gossypium arboreum isolate Shixiya-1 chromosome 6, ASM2569848v2, whole genome shotgun sequence, the following are encoded in one genomic region:
- the LOC108473213 gene encoding uncharacterized protein LOC108473213 produces the protein MGRENWSVMGRLKRAVKQINSLLRFNLTKWRSSCFLRSLSTRRRPTLSFNDRLGLHGCIVDEEEEEEESNKKGPVRALHRTTSYASADDDVDQRAELFISNFRRQLWLERQVSLQLRYCRSRSLE, from the coding sequence ATGGGCAGAGAGAATTGGTCTGTTATGGGCCGCCTCAAGAGAGCAGTGAAGCAGATAAACTCCCTACTTCGCTTCAACCTAACAAAATGGCGCTCATCTTGCTTCCTCAGAAGCCTTTCCACCCGGCGCCGGCCGACCTTGAGCTTTAACGATCGCCTCGGTTTGCACGGCTGCATTgtggatgaagaagaagaagaagaagaatccaATAAAAAAGGACCGGTTCGAGCGCTTCATAGAACAACAAGCTATGCTAGTGCGGATGATGATGTTGACCAAAGGGCGGAGCTTTTTATCTCTAATTTCCGTCGACAGCTTTGGTTAGAACGCCAAGTTTCTTTGCAGCTAAGATATTGCCGATCCAGGAGTTTGGAGTGA